The Entelurus aequoreus isolate RoL-2023_Sb linkage group LG08, RoL_Eaeq_v1.1, whole genome shotgun sequence genome segment ctgtctttaaattaaagtggagtggtcttttttttttttactgacacctagtggccacagtaATTACTTgacgcagacacgtttgttactggatactttcttctgccttggagactttgtatgtgtaagtaatacacCACTATAACTAATATTAGCATgtcaaaattagcatgctaactttttaagccaattttgtagtcgtgcacctcagagtcacaatacttggtacttgacacatgctagctgttagcatgatgaaattagcatgctaacttttttagccaattttgcagtcgtgcaccccagagtcacaatacttggtacttgacacatgttagctgttagcatgctaactttttaagccaattttgtAGTCGTGTACCTCAGGGTCACAATACTTAGTAATtggcacatgctagctgttagcatgctgacattagcatgctaacttttttagccaattttgtagtcgtgcacctcagagtcacaatacttggtacttgacacatgttagttgttagcatgctgacattagcatgctaactttttttagccaattttgcagtcatGCACCTCAGGGtcacaatacttggtacttgacacatgctagctgttagcatgctaacttaagcatgctaactttttttaaccacttttgcagtcgtgcacctcagggtcacaatacttggtacttgacacatgctagctgttagcatgctgacattagcatgctaacttttttttagccaattttgcagtcatGCACCTCAGGGtcacaatacttggtacttgacacatgctagctgttagcatgctaacttaagcatgctaactttttttaaccacttttgcagtcgtgcacctcagggtcacaatacttggtacttgacacatgctagctgttagcatgctgacattagcatgctaacttttttttagccaattttgcagtcgtgcacctcagggtcacattatttggtacttgacacatgctagctgttagcatgctaacttaagcatgctaactttttaagccaattttgtagtcgtgcacctcagggtcacattatttggtacttgacacatgctagctgttagcatgctaacttaagcatgctaactttttaagccaattttgcagtcgtgcacctcagagtcacaatacttggtacttgacacatgctagctgttagcatgctaactttttttccgCCAATTTTACAGTCGTGCACCTCATGGTCAcattatttggtacttgacacatgctagctgttagcaagctaacttaaacatgctaacttttttcagccacttttgcagtcgtgcacctcagagtcacaatacttggtacttgacacatgctaacttaagcatgctaactttttctagccacttttgcagtcgtgcacctcaggGTCACAATACTTAGTAATtggcacatgctagctgttagcatgcggacattagcatgctaacttttttagccaattttgtagtcgtgcacctcagagtcacaatacttggtacttgacacatgctagctgttagcatgctaacttaaacatgctaactttttttagccacttttgcagtcgtgcacctcagattcacaatacttggtacttgacacatgctagctgttagcatgctaactttttcagccaattttgcagtcgtgcacctcagggtcccattatttggtacttgacacatgctagctgttagcatgcttacttaaacatgctaactttttttagccacttttgcagtcgtgcacctcagattcacaatacttggtatttgacacatgctagctgttagcatgctaaatttttcagccaattttgtagtcgtgcacctcagggtcacattatttggtacttgacacatgctagctgttagcatgctgacattagcatgctaactttttttagccaattttgcagtcgtgcacctcagagtcacaatacttggtacttgacacatgctagctgttagcatgctaacttttttttcgcCAATTTTACAGTCGTGCACCTCAGGGTCAcattatttggtacttgacacatgctagctgttagcatcctaacttaaacatgctaacttttttcagcCACTTTTGCAATTGTGCACCTCAGATtcacaatacttggtacttgacacatgctaacttaagcatgctaactttttttagccacttttgcagtcgtgcacctcaggCTCACAATACTTAGTAATtggcacatgctagctgttagcatgtggacattagcatgctaacttttttagccaattttgtagtcgtgcacctcagagtcacaatacttggtacttgacacatgttagttgttagcatgctgacattagcatgctaactttttttagccaattttgcagtcgtgcacctcagggtcacaatacttggtacttgacacatgctagctgttagcatgctaacttaagcatgctaactttttttaaccacttttgcagtcgtgcacctcagattcacaatacttggtacttgacacatgctagctgttagcatgctgacattagcatgctaactttttttagccaattttgcagtcgtgcacctcagagtcacaatacttggtacttgacacatgctagctgttagcatgctaactttaaaatgtattttggaataacttaaaaactgtaacgGCACAAAACGGACATTTTTAGTGATTGTTATATTTTCGTTAGGAGCCGAGGTGATTTGGTTCGGAAAATATCAAGTTTGGCATCCAAGGACGACGCATGACAaactttttcttgttcttttttttaataaatggatGCCAAGCGAGTAAATGaacccccgagtcaaaatgtgTGAGTCCTAAAGTTGCTTTGTGGCAGTTTCAGTGCGTGAGAAGAAGACTGAGAAGACTGAGAAGAAGACCTACAAACCAAAAAAACCTAATGAAGATCAGCACAAAGATACTTTATGGGCCTTTATGGGCCTGTATGTGACTTTATGGGCCTCACCTCAGGGATGGTGCTTCCTGTAGATGGAGATGTACTCCTGCACGTCGTCGGGTGAGCCCAGGACCACGGGCACCCTCTGGTGGATGTTACTGGGCTGGATGTCCAGCACGTTGGCGGCGCCCGTGGTGGCCATCCCGCCCGCCTGCTCCATGATGAACGCCATGGGGTTGCACTCGTACAGCAGCCGCAGCTGAGAGACGCGTTACACTGGCGTCAGAGTCGGGTGACCGGTGCGGTTACACGGTGGACGGTTACGGTGCTCGTGTTACATGGATGCTTGAATGAGGAGAACTCCTTGGACTCTAACGCCAGTCAAGGCTTTACACGTCATCGCGTTAGCTGCAGCGGTGTTACACTGATGCTGTGGTGACGTAACAGGTAGTCCATTGATCGTTACAGTACCGTTACGCCGATGTTACCTGGATGTCACAGTTATGTAACAAGGACATTCTATTGTCTGCTACATAACGTTAGAGAGGCAATAAACACAATTGTTCTGGCCTACACCACAGGGATGTAACGAGGCATTTCATGGTGTGTTACATAATGTTACAGTACCATTGCACTTATGTTACAACAATGTTACAATAATATAACAGGGACATTTCAATGTGTGTTACGAAATGTTACAGTACCATTAAACTTATGTTGCACCAATGTTACAATGATGGAAGAGAGACATTCCAATGTGTGTTACATAATGTCACACCAATGTTACAGTGGTGTAACAGGGACATTCAAGTGAGTGTTACATGGTGTTACAATGCCCGTACACCAATGTtacagtgatgtaacagggacatCCAAGTGTGTGTTACATGGTGTTACAGTTCCAGTACGCTCATGTTACACCGATGTTACAAAAATGTAACAGGGACATTCCAATGTGTGTTGCATAATGTTACAGTGCCCGTACACCAATGTtacagtgatgtaacagggacatTCCAGtgtgtattacatattgttacagTGCCATTACACCAATGTTCCAATGAGTGTTACATAATGTTGCGACACTGATAGTacatggatgtgacaatgatgtaaTGTGTGTTACATATTGTTGAAGTGCCATTGTGCCTATGTTACACCAATGTTACAATGATGTAACAGGGACATTCCAATGTGTGTTACATATATGTGACAGTGCCATTACACCTATGTTACAATGATGTAATAGGGACATTCCAATGTGTGTTACATATTTATGCAGCATTGACATTAAATGGATGCCACAGTTATGCAACAGAGACATTCCAATGTGTGTTACATAATGTCACACCAATGTtacagtgatgtaacagggacatCCAAGTGTGTGTTACATGGTGTTACAGTTCCAGTACGCTCATGTTACACCGATGTTACAAAAATGTAACAGGGACATTCCAATGTGTGTTGCATAATGTTACAGTGCCCGTACACCAATGTTAGagtgatgtaacagggacatTCCAGtgtgtattacatattgttacagTGCCATTACACCAATGTTCCAATGAGTGTTACATAATGTTGCGACACTGATAGTacatggatgtgacaatgatgtaaTGTGTGTTACATATTGTTGAAGTGCCATTATGCCTATGTTACACCAATGTTACAATGATGTAACAGGGACATTCCAATGTGTGTTACATACATGTGACAGTGCCATTACACCTATGTTGCAATGATGTAATAGGGACATTCCAATGTGTGTTACATATATGTGACAGTGCCATTACACCTATGTTACAATGATGTAACAGGGACATTCCAATGTGTGTTACATACATGTGACAGTGCCATTACACCTATGTTGCAATGATGTAATAGGGACATTCCAATGTGTGTTACATATTTATGCAGCATTGACATTAAATGGATGCCACAGTTATGCAACAGAGACATTCCAATGTGTGTTACATAATGTTACAGTTCCATTACACTTATGTTACACCAATGTTACAATGATGTAATGGAGGCATTTCAATGTGTGTTGCTTTTACAGTGCCATCACACCGACATCACAGTGATGTAACGGGGACATTCCAATGTGTGTTACATAATGTTACTATGCCATTACATTTATGTTACACCGATGTTACAATATTGTAACAGGAACATTCCAATGTGTGCTACATAACTTTATGTAGTTTCTCTACACTAATGTAAGACCGATTATATCATGATGTAACAGTGACAATCCAATGGGTGTTACCTAATGTTACAGTGCTATTATGCTTATGTTACGCCGATGTTACAGTGATGTAATGGGGACATTCCCGTGTGTGTTCCATAATGTATTACACAGTGTTACAGTACCATTACAATTGGTCCCTGTTACAATAATGTAACAGGAACATTCAAATGTATGTGACAAAAATGTTACAGCATCATTACACTTATGTGACACCAATATAACAATTATGTAACGGGGCATTCCAATGTGTGTTACATAATTACATTACACTTATGTAACACCAATGTTACAGTGATGTAATAGGGACACTCCAGTGGATATTACATACTGTCACATAATGTATTACATAATGTTACAGTACCATGGCAATTGGTCCGTTACAATAATGTAACAGGGACATTCAAATGTGTGTGACATAAATGATATACAATGCCATTACACTTGTGACACCGATATAACAATTATGTAACAGGGACATCTCAATGTGTGTTACATAATTACATTGCACTTATGTTACGCCGATGTTACAATGATATAACGAGGACATTCCGTTGAGTGTTACGTAATGTTACACTGATGTTACAATTATGTAACAGGGACATTCTACAGTGTGTTACATGATTACATTACACTTATGTTACACCGATGTTACAATGATATAACAAGGACATTCCGTTGAGTGTTACTTGATGTTATAACGATGTTACAGGggcattccactgtgtgttgcATAATTACATTACACTTATGTTACACCGATGTTACAATGATATAACAAGGATATTCCGTTGAGTGTTACTTAATGCTACGCCGATGTTACAATTATGTAACAGGGACATTCCACAGTGTGTTACATGATTACATTCCACTTATGTTACACCGATGTTACAATGATACAACAAGGACATTCCGTTGAGTGTTACTTAATGTTACACTGATGTTACAATGCTGTAACAGGGCCACTCGTTGAGTGTTACTTAATGTTACACTGATGTTACAATGATGTAACAATGGCATTCCACCGTGTGTTACATAATGACATTACACTTATGTTATACCGCTGTTACAATGATATAACAAGGACATTCTGTTGAGTGTTACTTGATGTTACAATGATGTTACAGTGATGTAACAGGGCCACTTGTTGAGTGTTACTTAATGTTACACTGATGTTACAATGATGTAACAAGGGCATTCCACTGTGTGTTACATAATGACATTACACTTATGTTATACCGCTGTTACAATGATATAACAAGGACATTCTGTTGAGTGTTACTTGATGTTACAATGATGTTACAGTGATGTAACAGGGCCACTTGTTGAGTGTTACTTAATGTTACACTGATGTTACAACAGATGCATTCCAGTGTGTGTTGCATAATGTTACAGTGCCATTACGCGGATGTTACAACTGCTACATGGATGTTATGCTGATGTAAGCATTACCTTGTAGTGACTTGGCACTGATGTTACGCTGACACTCAGCACGGAGGCGGTTACAGTGGGTTACCGTTACCAAGAAGTACTTTCTCACCTTCCCCTTAGGACTCTTCACATTGGCGGGGTAGAGGAAGATGCCGCCGTAGACCAGAGTGCGATGGACGTCAGCGACCATGGAGCCCACGTAACGACTTCCATAAGGAGCGGAGCCGTCCTTGAAAGAAACAGATCCTCTCCGTCACCTCGCCAGCCCAACATGAGGAGGCGGTGGACTTACCTCGGGGTACTTCTTCTTCTGGAGGTACTCGGTCACGTCAGGGTAAAAATGTTGGGCGTAGCCTTCGTTCAAGCTGTAGATCTTCCCCTTCTTCTTGATCTTCACGTCTCGGTCCACCAGGATGAACTCCCCGATGGCCTGGAGGAGCAAACCACCACGTGACTTGCCACCACGGCCACACCCCACACGGCTCCTACCGGGTCCAGCATGAAGCAGTCGACTCCCTGGCCGGTGGACAGGACCATCATGGTGGCGCTGCCGTACAGGGCGTACCCCGCCGCCACCAGGTTCCTCCCGGGCTGCAGGGCGTCCTTCTCGTCGGGCTCGTGGTCCGTGGTCTGCGGAGGAAGCGTGTCACCGCAATGAAACGGCGTCCGGCGTCCGCGCTCACCTTCTTGTAGATGGCGAAGATGGTTCCGATGGAGACCAGGCAGTCGATATTTGAGGAACCATCCAGAGGGTCGAAGCAGACGATGTACTTGCCCTGGTGGAGGAACACCTCCATGACTCCAATCATCTCCATGTAGCGCGGCGTGCCTGCATGGCCCTTACCCTTCGGTCCGGCTCCACCACGATGGCCCGCTCGTCTTCCTCGGACACCAGCACGCAGGACGTGAAGGAGGACTTGATCATGTTGATGACCAGGTCGTTGGAGAGGATGTCCAGCTTCTTCACCTGGTCTCCCGTCACGTTGGTGCTACCGGCGATGCCATACCTGCTCGGAGGGGGAGGACCTTCATTTCAGCCATTTTAGGTCACGTTGGGTGAAGCGTGTCTCTCAAAACAAACATCCCCCGGTGTTgtagcttagcatgctaacatgctaacattaacatgctaactttttcatccaattttgcaaaatacacctcagagtcatactacttggtatgtgacacatgctcgctgttaacatgttaaaattagcatgctaacattaacatgctaactttttaagccaattttgcaaAATACACCGCAGAGTCAAAATACATGCTAGCTTTTAGCAtgcaaaaattagcatgctaacttttttagccaatttttcaatCGTGCGCCTCAGAGTCAtaatacttggtacttgacacatactagatgttagcatgttaacattagcatgctaacatgctaacattaacgtggtaactatttcagccaattttgcaaaCTACACCTCAGGGTCATTATACTTagtgcttgacacatgctagctgctAGCATGTACACATTAGCACGCTAGAATGCTAAAatgagcatgctagcattttttgccattttttcaaTCGTGCACCTCAGAGTTATactacttggtacttgacacatgctagatCTTGGCatgttaaaattagcatgctaacatgctaacattaacgtggtaacttttttttaatccaattttgCAAAATACACCTCAGAGGCCtaatacttggtacttgacacatgctcgttgttagcatgttaaaagtagcatgctaacatgctaacattaacatgctaacctttttagcctATTTTGCaaaatacacctcagagtcatactaCTTGGCACGTGACACATGCTCgctgttaacatgttaaaattagcatgctaacattaacatgctaactttttaagccaattttgcaaAGTACACCGCAGAGTCAaaatacttggtacttgacacatgctagcttttagcatgcaaaaattagcatgctaacttttttagccaatttttcaatCGTGCGCCTCAGAGTCAtaatacttggtacttgacacatactagatcaggggtcaccaacctttttgaaaccaagggctacttcttgggtactgattactgcaaagggctaccagttagatacacacttaaataaattgccagaagtagccaatttgctcaatttacctttaactctgttattattaataattaattatatttatctttgtggaaacactgatcatcttaatgatttctcacaataaatatatatagaaacagataaatatcaatatgcaacactttatttttatattttctctaagtgcacatttttcaaattgaacattttcaaatgatcacttctaagacagtcttgtgaaatcacaatatcccattttaactagctagccactaacattttttaacaaatcatgaattactttgcaccatgtttgtacaaataataactcatgtaaaatacaaaagtaaactctcaaatttttaaatcatgtcacactttgaactggacaccaaatctgttatctgtttctttgtcagttagtgggaagcctggcattgcatgctgttaactagtgtgttgtactctggtgtgtaacttgacactgcaactctgagtgagtcttgcagatgtgcatcagtgaggcgtgttctgtgtttgttcttgatgaagttcatgtcagaaaaggctgattcacaaagataagatttttcct includes the following:
- the LOC133656322 gene encoding fructose-1,6-bisphosphatase 1-like — protein: MSEKGAFDTNVVTLTRFVLEEGRRAHGTGELTNLLNSICTAVKAISTAVRKAGIANLYGIAGSTNVTGDQVKKLDILSNDLVINMIKSSFTSCVLVSEEDERAIVVEPDRRGKYIVCFDPLDGSSNIDCLVSIGTIFAIYKKTTDHEPDEKDALQPGRNLVAAGYALYGSATMMVLSTGQGVDCFMLDPAIGEFILVDRDVKIKKKGKIYSLNEGYAQHFYPDVTEYLQKKKYPEDGSAPYGSRYVGSMVADVHRTLVYGGIFLYPANVKSPKGKLRLLYECNPMAFIMEQAGGMATTGAANVLDIQPSNIHQRVPVVLGSPDDVQEYISIYRKHHP